CCTCATCAACATTTTTATTATTTAAGATAAATACAAAGACTAATAATTCCACTTAGTTTCTTAGGAAAACTATGAACAAACCCCCAACTttgcaaatgattttaaaagaacttgtaataaaGTTATGCTACCTATTTAGTCTATTCATCATCCAGAAACATATATTTCGTAAACACAATAAGATGACAATTGTACCTGAGGTATCATTGGTTGCCATCCCAGCACTTCCATTCCTAATAGATTTTTCACTTTTCTGTGATTGGAAAGCAGTTGATGGACCAGCCTTGTCAGACAATCTTTCTGCTTCAGTAAGTAACTCATTTTTAACTTCATTTCCAGCATCCAGATGATGAGAGATTTGAGGAGTGTTATCCATGACAACCTCTATGTGTGTTCGGTTGTCCCACCGAAAGCTCCAAGTAGGAGAGTGCCTTATATTTCTGTATGTTGAAAGTGAAACATCAAGCTGAGCTAGGTTTGGCGAGTGTTTATCCTTCACCGCCACACAACAATTGGCCCCCATATTGCTTTTTGTTACTAaagtttatagaaatctaataggGAAACAAATATCAGTGTTataaaaatacaaatatgaatattTTTTGCATTATCAGAAGCCTGGAAAAGAATGCCAAACCTTGAGTCCACAGCTTCGCCTATCACAAAAAATGTAGTTTTTTAAAACGAATATCAAAAATCACAAACAGAAGTAGGTCATCCTAATCATCAAGACATGACAAACACAAGgagataaaataaatatttacaatttcAGTGAAGGTAGGAAACACAATCCACAAAAATTCAAGCATGACCAAATCTCAGTTTGTCTTGGTCCAAAGGAACGTGTAAGAAGCACTAAGATTAGTGCAGCCCTTCTCAAAGGTAAGAAGCAGAAgctctgtgtgtgtgtgtgtgtgtgtgtgtgtgtgagagagagagagagagagagatgaatGCTTTTATCACAGTTATGACCCTTCAACTTTGATAGTATGAAACAATGAAAATGTTAAATGGAAAAGTTGATGgcatcatcatcctaagagaagcTTAACTTTAAAAGGTAAATAGTTGTAATTGTTTTACACAGATCAGAGTACCGTCCGAGAACAATAAGAAAAAAATGTCAGGAATGCAACATATCATTCGTCCAACAAGTAGGTTTAGTGGTCCAATAAGACTCCCAACTTTTCTAGTCAAGTAAGAGTGATAACATTCCTTCCTCATCAAGTTCACAAAAACAAAGGATAAAACGAGAGTAAGTGGTAAACACAaaaaattctaatgcaagttaATTGTATGCCACGCAAAAGAAGTAATTCACTTAGTCTAACAGAATGCGGTCAATTTCAAAAAAGAATAAAATAGTGCGGGTCAGTCCTGGCAAAACTTTATAAACAGTCAACAACCGTAATGCATCAACACTTACCAAAGCATTTTATAAGCAGTGGTATCTTGATCAAAGTTTAGTCAAGTACCCAcgtgattttttttccttttttatttctagtttctccaTGAGAAagaaatcaacaaaaaaaaaaaaaaaaaagatattaccTAAAAAATTCAGGGAAAAAAATCCATTACGATGATTCAGTAACTACATAAGTTTTTATGATTACAATTGCAATCCGAGATATATGAGACGGCATAAGATACCATAAATTCTGAATTTTGAGAAATCAATAGCTTTTGATAGATAAAGCATGACATAAAAATCACAAATTTGGCGGCCCAACAAGGCAgctacaaaataataatagaacACAAAATAGGAAAGAGGTCCGTCAAAAGATACAAAGAAACCATCAAAGGTCAGAAATCAAATTGTTCACGAGATCCCCAACAATCAAGAATTCCAATAAAaacattatttaaataaaataacagaGCTAAAGAATTTACGAGCCGAGATTTACTATTAGAAGAATCCAGCGGAGTACCTCACAAGCTGAAGAAACCCCGTTTGGAAAAGTGAAAGAAAGCGCCAACAGATCAGGAAGCCGATGGGATCCAGGTGAGCCTTCCGCGGAGAAGACCGCCGGTACGAGCTCGATCAGCCAAGTTGGCCTGGTGGGTGTCCGATCAATTCCGCGCAACCCTCCGCCCTCTCGCAGCCGTTCAATCGGCCTCGCGGACACCCGGATCGAGTTACCAGCAACGCTGATCGAAAATCCCGAACTCCAAAACGAAGATTAGGGTTCTTCTCGCAACACTCCGCCCGATCCGATTCCTCTCCTCGTCTTCTCTCAGATGAGAGAGAGAGATTAAGCGGGTGGGTGAGACTGGGGGTAcgtttatatataagaatatcaaTTTTAGTCGCTCGCATACGTGTAAGAAATCAACCCAATTTCTCACTCGCCATTGATACCGCTTGAATAAAACTTGTTCAATACATCATAAAACATGAGAAAGGTGAGTTTATCGGGTGAGATTAATATTTCTTATTTATCAGTTTACTTGATGCCAGAACCCGAACTCATACTATTTGGTTCCTTTTTCGAAGGCTTTTTCTTTAAGATGTACTTGGCCGAATTATTGTACGCATTCCAAAATAAGAATTTTTAggtgatattttttaattaaaaactaatttgttattattattattattattattttataaatatcatGCTGAGCTAAATGTATAATTGTGCTGAGGGGTGAAATGCAAAAGTTAATAAATTTTAGGGCCACATGAAATTTCACTGGTTCGATCTAATCCCGGTTAGCGGACGACTCTGGTCTCCAATTCCTCCGGCAGTCCGCGATCATCATCCCCCCTCTGCACTCCGCCACCTCAACCGCCCTCCTTTCCAGCTGCGCCTTTGTCCGGTGAAGGCGCCAAGGGATCCTTTTTCTGACTCTCCTCCGTCGCTGTTGGTGGAGAAGAAAAGATGGTGCTGATCTCTCTGGTTCGTGACTACATCGGGCGGATGCTGCAGGACATCCCCGGAATGAAAGTCCTCATCCTTGATTCGCAAACTGTACGTCTCGTGGATCATTCTCTTACTTTCGTAATAAGGGCGAACGAAGCCCACCAATTCTATTGAAATGTAAAAATGTTCGAGTATTGAAGTTGTTATTACCCTCTAGATCTCATCCTTTAACACCACAAATTGATGATCCTTATGGACCTCCATTTCCGGTCCTCATCTTGGCTGGGACGGATCCTCATGGCGTTGAACGCGTTTGCTAGGTTAACTGATTTCTCTTTCATGTGCAAGTTCTAGGAGTTATGTATGGAGAGTTCGCCGCTTTCAGTAGGCAAGATTTTACCTGAACGCTTTATGGATTTGAATTGCTTAATTGTTTCAAACACGGTTCGGATGAGACATTTGACTATGAAATAAGCTATTTCGAACAGCAAAATTCCAGCTTACTATTTGTTGAAGCGAATGGAAACCTAAGCTTATTCTTAGGATTGTCTGAATAATCTCTGGATTGTAGAGAAAAACCTATTTTGCCTGTGGTTTCTATCAGtagatctcttttactttctcAAGAAAGCACCATCTGTTTATTGTACCTTTTAGATATTTGGTTTTGGCTGTTCGTGTTATTACTATTTCTTCTGAGAGTTTCTCTGAAAGACTGGAAAACCTCAGTGTGTTCTACAGACTACTTGAGTGGTGTGAGTGTTTGTGTGCTGTAATTAATGTGTATGCACTCTAAAACAATTATGATCTCATTTGAGAGCATTTTGTTATCTTTCCATTCCAAAATAAGTAACAGGTTTATGGTGCATTACTGATGGTCATTTGCAGGTCAGCATTGTAAGTGTTGCATATAGTCAATCAGAGCTGCTCAAGAAGGAGgtatttttggtggaacttgttgATTCCATGTCCAAGGAAACAATGAGTCACCTAAAAGCAGTTTACTTTCTCCGTCCATCCAACGAGAATATCCAAAAATTACGACGTCAATTGGCCAACCCCAGATTTGGAGAATATCACCTATGTATGAATTGTAGAATAGTCGAGAATAACTTATCCAATTTAGTAGTTATATGTATATATCCTGAAAGTCTTCTAGCTTTGTTCTTGTGTAGTTTTCtccaatattttgaaaattacccAGATTCAAGTACTTGCAGACTCTGACGAACAGGAAGTTGTACACCAAATTCAAGTAAGTTATATTTACTCATTTTATTTATGTTTGAGTTATTGTAATACGACCTGATTACAGGGAAAGTTGTTACTTCTAATCTTTTATGATGTCCATTGAACAGTGATTTATTAAATGAAGTGGCTTTAACATTACCGCAAAATAACAATTTTTTCCCTAGTTAAAATATCAATAAAAAAGGGTAgcccagtgcacgaagctcccgctatgcggagtcccggggaaggatccattgtacgcatccttaccctgctttttgcaagaggttgtttccaggattcgaacccgtggccttttggtcacaaagcaacaactttaccgttgcgtcaaGGCTCCCCCTCCTAGTTAAAATATCAATCTGGCAGTTAAATCTTATGTTGCTTGTCTGAAATGTTTTACTTCAACTGATAATTTCTCTGTCAATTTTCAGACAATAACAAAAAGCAAGTCCTTTAGATTATTAAACTTAGAATAATTATTCTTTCCTGTGGTAACATTACATATCCTGGCCTTCAGGAGTTCTTTGCTGACTTTTGTGCCATTGATCCTTTCCATTTCACTTTAAACATTCcaatgcatcacatatacatgcTGCCAACCGTTGTGGATCCTCCAAGTTCCCAAAGTTTCTGTGATCGAGCAGTTGATGGGATTGCTGGTGTTTTTTTAGCACTCAAGCGTCGTCCTGTTATTAGGTATCAGCGAACTTCTGATATTGCTAAAAGAATAGCACAAGAAACTGCAGTGAGTAAATCTTATTCATCATAGATTAATTTGCATATGGCTTCTTCTGTTGGATACAGCTGCTTTGTCCTTTCCTGATaatatatgatattttttaatCATGGAACTTGCTTCTATTTGCCAATCCTGCAGAAACTTATGTATGAGCAAGAAAGCGGTCTGTTTGATTTTAGGCGTACGGAGTTCTCCCCGTTGTTGCTTGTAATTGACCGGAGGGATGATCCAGTTACACCCCTACTGAACCAATGGACATATCAAGTAAGATTATGAGTACAAGATTCTGTTAATGTCCTTGTTATTAAGATAAGTTATTCTGATTACTCATGACAGGCAATGGTTCATGAGCTAATTGGAATTGAAGATAATAAAGTAGATTTGAGGAACATTGGCAAAGTCTCCAAAGATCAGCAGGTTAGTTGGTctatcttcaaaaaaaaaaatatatgttttaGTTGTAATATTAATATACTACTAGACTATTAGCATATCTGTTAGTAATTTTTCTCATGGTTGGCTTGCCACAGGAGGTGGTGCTTTCATCAGAACAAGATAACTTCTTCAAAGCTAACATGTATGAGAATTTTGGGGACCTCGGAATGAATATTAAGACAATGGTGGATGAGTTTCAGCAGGTGGCAAAGAGTAATCAAAACATTCAGACAATAGGTATACATTGAATTGGAGCTGGTTATATTATCTCCAATTAGTATTGCAAGTGCAGAAAGTTAACAATTGTAGTGGCCTTTTGTTAGACGATATGGCAAAATTTGTGGACAATTACCCCGAGTACCGAAAGATGCAAGGAAATGTTTCAAAGCATGTAACAATGGTTACAGAAATGAGTAGAATTGTTGATGAGAGAAAGCTCATGACTGTTTCACAAACTGAACAAGAGCTTGCTTGTAATGGTGGACAAGCAGCAGCATTCGAGGTATTTCAAACATATTAATTTGACTAAAAGGTTGACTAAGATGATATGCTACATAAGGATAGTGAAATGATCTAGCTTAAATACAAAATTTGACTATATTTGCttcataataaaaataatatatatatatatatcttatatcCATCTGTTTTCACatagtttcttttctttttcagaATAAGAGTTAGCTTGGTGTTGTCCTGGATAGTAAAGGTTTCTTTCACTGATTCTGTTATTTGCTCTTCACTGTTGCAAACTTTGAACAGCTGAGCGAACAATTGATGCCTTTGAATCATGTTCCTTGTTAACATTTTGATACCAGAGTTTCTTTTCAAACAACTAGATCTTCTCACAAGAATTCACATTTATAAAAATCCATTAGGCTTTCATGTGTTAATTATCTTGACAATTCTAGAAGATCCTACCTCTCTTAGGTGTGTTACTTATTATCCACTACCGTACCTTTGTGGAGTTtgcatggattttttttttcaaggcaAAGCATCTAGAAGTTTGTTTTCCTTATAGGTTTTCAATCACTAAATTGGAGCCAAAGCCAATTATCTATGCATATTTACATTATAGATTAACCACAGTCCTCATTTAACCCATTTATGTTGGATCTCTTGCTGTTCTTCATGTAGCATGGTTGCCACGATGATGACTTGGAATGTTCTTGTCATAATTCCATTGGTTGTTGTGCAATGAAGTGACAAGATGTAAAGATGGATATCACATGGCAGGCTTGTCAACACTAACAGGAAAGGTTTTCATGAAATGAACAATTTATAGATTCTAACATGTTAAATGAAGTTTACTTGTTAGTGCCCTCTGATGGAGAATTCTCCATCTCCATGTTCTTTCTACCACTGCTCAATGTCATATTTGGATGTACAAAGATCATATCCTCTTTAACTTGATCACGCTGTGTTTGGCGAAGGAGCTTTCATGGGGTAATCAAGCTGATTCTGTTGTTGCCAATTTAATAGCTGAATTTCATAGGCTGTCACCAATCTTCTGAATAATGAAGCTATTTCTGACGTGGATCGATTGCGGCTAGTAATGTTGTATGCCTTACGCTATGAGAAAGAGAGCCCAGTTCAATTGATGCAACTTTTCAACAAGTTAGCTTCTCGTTCTGCAAAATATAAGCCTGGGGTAATGTTAGCAAATTTATTAATTATCTGCATTTGAGTTTAAGATTTATCTTTGTCGCTTGCTCCATCTTCATTCTGTTATTTGATAAAagaatctttctatttcttcagtTTTCTGACTATGATCTTGCATTAACATTGCAATTGTGTTAGTGGTCATGAATGATGTTAATAATTGTCTGAAACCTTGAAAATTTGTTGCAATTATTTTTCCAGATGCACTTCGGTCTTCACACTTCCACTAGCATTCAGTGTGGACTTACCTATGTTTTTTTTATGCTTGAA
This region of Zingiber officinale cultivar Zhangliang chromosome 9A, Zo_v1.1, whole genome shotgun sequence genomic DNA includes:
- the LOC122019955 gene encoding vacuolar protein sorting-associated protein 45 homolog is translated as MVLISLVRDYIGRMLQDIPGMKVLILDSQTVSIVSVAYSQSELLKKEVFLVELVDSMSKETMSHLKAVYFLRPSNENIQKLRRQLANPRFGEYHLFFSNILKITQIQVLADSDEQEVVHQIQEFFADFCAIDPFHFTLNIPMHHIYMLPTVVDPPSSQSFCDRAVDGIAGVFLALKRRPVIRYQRTSDIAKRIAQETAKLMYEQESGLFDFRRTEFSPLLLVIDRRDDPVTPLLNQWTYQAMVHELIGIEDNKVDLRNIGKVSKDQQEVVLSSEQDNFFKANMYENFGDLGMNIKTMVDEFQQVAKSNQNIQTIDDMAKFVDNYPEYRKMQGNVSKHVTMVTEMSRIVDERKLMTVSQTEQELACNGGQAAAFEAVTNLLNNEAISDVDRLRLVMLYALRYEKESPVQLMQLFNKLASRSAKYKPGLVQFLLKQAGVDRRTGDLYGNRDLLNIARNMARGLKGVENVYTQHQPLLFQTMESIIKGRLRDIDYPFIGNHFQQGRPQDVVIFIVGGTTYEEARTVALHNASNSGTRFILGGTAVLNSRRFLKDLEEAQAISRKSNAI